A stretch of DNA from Gimesia chilikensis:
GCAGAATGGTATTCCTTTTGGCGACGTGTTGGGGGAGTTCGAGGAGGATTTCGTTATCCGGCTGGGTTTCCTCCAGGTCGATGTACGGCATCCCCTGGGAGCGGGCCATGGCCTGTGTGGCGGTGGCCGCGTTAACCAGTCGCATCTGGACGGCGGCGTCCCGCATGGTCAGTCCGCGCTGATCAGCAAAACCTTTGAGCTCGGCTGCCTGCTCTTTCGTGATGTGTCCCTGTTCGACCAGAACCTGTTCGACGGACTGTGGACCGGTGAGTTCATCTTCATCAAACTCGCGTCCCAGGCTTTCGTCGTACTCGCGTTTCCGTTCCGGGTCAGTCAGGCAGAGCATGGCCTTGGCCAGCTCGTTGAGCAGTTCCTGAGATTCGTTGGAGTATTTTCCGGCGGCGTATTTTCGAACGTGATTATTCAGCTTCTTGTAGTGCGCTCGAATCTTCTCTTCATCATCTTCGAATTTGACCAGACGCAGTAAGTCGTAGTGGTGTGGAGGACGTTCTCCTTCCGGGATTCCCAGCCATTCCTTGTAGACGTCAATTGCC
This window harbors:
- a CDS encoding general secretion pathway protein GspE yields the protein MAIDVYKEWLGIPEGERPPHHYDLLRLVKFEDDEEKIRAHYKKLNNHVRKYAAGKYSNESQELLNELAKAMLCLTDPERKREYDESLGREFDEDELTGPQSVEQVLVEQGHITKEQAAELKGFADQRGLTMRDAAVQMRLVNAATATQAMARSQGMPYIDLEETQPDNEILLELPQHVAKRNTILPLFIDDDMLLVACADQPTHELEDDLRMRYQVPSRWVLAMPRSINEGIKKYYAAAEESEAEEEVAVEETTSKKSAKAAKPAKKPEKKKPAKGGSQLAPEQLKERKQLSIIFSGWAFIAAILIDQFVLKNYVFSQTWPWPWVLSTLSVPAIAFYWMSGMWKK